CAAATGTTAGAACCTCTATGTTGGTTAATATTTTTGAACCATCAGAGATCAGACAACAGGAAAATAATTTCgatacaaaaaccaaaaaagaaaagaagaaagacatATCATATAAGTCCAATCCGATTCTTCTTTTGGTttggacattttttttattgcttttggTAGCTTGGAGAAGGTAGGGATACTGAGAATAAGAGAGGTTATCCAGCCAGATCATCCATACCATCTCTGGATTATCTATTTCTTTACTTCTACACCAACATAGCGAATGGTATTTGTTAGCCTTCCATATGTTTCAAAGTTAAATAGAGGATTAGACCTTAAATCCCTCAGCCAAAACGATAGCGCAGGAACTTAGGCATTACGAGAGGTAATTCCATATTTTATAATCAAGCTTATTCTCTCAAACGATCTTGAGTCCTGCACTTAAACCAGCAAAGAAAACAACTAGCATTGTGTGCTCAAAAATAAGTTAGGAATGAAATTGAGGTTCCACCTTAGGACACAAAAATCTACCCACATtctcccaattttttttataaattttaagatcCATTTATGAATATATCAATGCAGAAAACCTAAAATAGAACTTCACAGGCACTGCCAATACATAAAATGGTTTATAACCAGTAGAGCAATCCCTCGTACAGAATATAAAACTGCCCCCTTCATGTTATGCACAATCAATTCTATCTGTCGAGACTGCAATTATATTATGGAATCACGAAACTTAATTATGTCTGCAACATAACTGCATAAACCAATAGATATCAAACAATAGCCCaaatcatatgaaaataaatgtagTTGTGCCTAGTAGCAATACCGTGTGTGCTAAAATTCGAAGTGAGATCTTATTTGCTTCAAGATCATACACATATATAGAATTATCACTACTTCCAGCAACTAACTCTCTTCCATCCTTCGAGAATTTCACACAGAAAATTCCAAATGAGTACCCTCCATAATCATTTGATGAAAAATCTAAACCATCATGTATCTCCTGCAtattagaagaaataaaagtatattacaATAGGAAAAGGAATATCACTAAACAGAATCCATACAGAAATCCAATTATTTCATATCTATTGCTCTGTAATTTTTTATAGCATTCTAAAAGAATTGCACTATTTATGAAATTCTAAAAAATGGAGTAGTGTTAGATGTGAATACTGTAACATTGGCTAAGGACTCTGTTTCAGCAGATCCAGCATTTACAATGTGTACAATGGGTGACATACTGGCATAAGCCTGAAATTGAAGAGTGCAGATGCCATAAGAAAAAGCCGGATAATAGTACCTTCACCGAAAACAAAAGGAATAAAAAGACGTAGAACCCAGTAACTTACCAAATAGCGCTGATCAGGTGAAAGACATGTATCAGTGATTGTCCATCTCAAATTTTTAGCTAGAATGTTCTTCTGAACTTTCCAACCTCTGTCCACGTTGTATATTCTTATATGACTTCCCTGCAATGTGATTTAAATGTAATCAAAACTATAGCATGCATTTTCAGGTTGAAGCTGAAAACACTTTACCTGGAACCCAGCAATAAAAAGAGAACCATCAGCCGAAAACTGGGATACATATGCCCGACTAGACATTTGGTCAATAGGCCAGGGACCATTTACGGGCAAATATCTACTCAAAAGATGGCAGCGGTCGGCTGAAGAAAACCTTCCCCGTCCTGAATAATTTGATTCTCGACCTGCCAGCATCTTCACAGGAGAAACAGGCAACTGCGGCCTTCCAGTTCCAACTTGGACTAATTGTTGATGGGGGTTTGACTTCAGCTTTGTTATCTGAGCAATTTCATTGTCCAGAAATGTCGATGGCATTTTAGATTGCCCACTGCTAGACTCTTCATGGATAGCATTTCCATCTTCACAATGATCAGAATCTATCTCTAGTCTACTCATAGCATAACCCATTTCGTCAATGTAAAGTGCACTGGCTGTGGCATACATAACTATTCACAGAAATACACAAAACTTTGTAATGCTGGAGCATCTTATTTTCTGCAAAATCTTCATAAAATCAGTGTTCATCAGACCTGTAAACAAAGAAGCAATAGCCACAAAAATTGAgtaaatttttagatttaattttcaTGTAAGTAATTAGAAACCACCattaacaaaggaaaaaaaatgaaacaaagatAAATCTGTTTCATTTTCCCCATAGAAAGTTATACACTACACTGGAGTCAAGCTAAGCTCTTTCCCTGAGAAAAATATCTGCACGTTAGTATTGATTTGGTTAGAACAGCTTTCCAGACTAGGGCTCTCCTTTAGCTTATCCGATAACTGATTTTAATTTCTgctaaactaattttaatttatgagagaagaaaataagtatTTGTTTTagattcttattttcttctcctaaACATGGTCTTTTTCAAAGTGAATTGGTTTGGTTTATCGTGTCGAGGCACTAAATTTACAGAAATTCAACGACCTTTCGACTACCCATATAAGGTTCCGGAGAGCAAGAAAATTCCTAAACAGCATAACATTAATTGTGAAGAGTATTTACGAAACTAAAACAAGACCACCTCGCGGGACTCAAAACCCTTTCCATCTGTCCAGAAACATCATGGACATCCTGAGAAACTAAAATTTAACGAGAAAGCAATCAAAAACAGGAATGAATTAGGATTATCCTCCAACTCCCCTTATCCCTAACAAGAAAAATTCGACCAGGAATAGGTAAAATCATCATTAGAACAAGTAAAAGTCAACAGAAACGTCAAACAGAGGAATTGGTGCAGAGTGGCATggagaataaaaatgaattagagAAAGCATTGAGGGTTTAATTATGAAAATCTTTgccataataataaatagtatagTGAATAGTGACAAGTGATACCTCTCAAAGAGCTTTGGCTGAGAGTGATTTAAGGGTTGTGTGGGACGATTCTGAGGAATATATGCAACAAAAATGGTAACATTAGAGGGATTTTCCTGCTTTTGGCACACAAATAAAATCCATTCAATCCTCGAAAGGAAGATATATGCATAATGTCACTGTTACCATTAAATATTGGATAAAGTGGGTGGGTGAGTGAGGATGAAGGGGAAGAAAATTCTCTACCTTGCATGTGCAGGGAGAAGAAGCCGCAAAACTCAAATATCCactactttcttttttatttcttatttctattttcaatacactttacattaaatattacaaacatatttaattatgattacttattatgtaaaaaagattaatatttgtaagaattcttttataaataactttttggTAATACACAATATTTAAAATCCTTAACTAACATTGTATAAAAGTTAAACTCACTGGTAAACATTAGcttatgaatttgagaaaacaaaagttgttAAATGCATGTTACTTGGCATTCACATTCTCATTGTTTAAATAAAGAGTTTAAATCACgatggtttattttttaataagtaaatatttaatttagaacattgggtttatttatataaaacgAATTATTTACAGTGTGACggtttaaagttatatttttatagtgattataaattaaaatattgattatgtaattcttaaatttgaacataaaatttaaattaattattatttttattttaaattttaatacattttaattaaaaatgaataaatatattttttaaacacgtaaacaactaatttaaaatatcatgaaTATACGTTAAAAGATTATAATGTAagtaagttaaaattattatatttattattttttaaattttgaactaacttgtataaaaatttaaaaccaaattattttaaaggttgatataaaaatgaattttaattttatatcaaagtttaaaatatttaattctgaATTTCCAAGGAAATGttcaaatatgaatttataaatgtattaaaggagggttgatttttttaaataatgattcattaaatatctatttttttataatataatagatGAGTTATTGTGAATTTATACGagtatgtttatttatttattttgtgtgcactattatatacaaatacaatatatgcactgtttttaaaaaaaaaaaatggtctaATAATTAAACTCCATCAATcgtaataatttaaatgataagtattaataattaatgacaaaataatgatgaatataagaaatagTGATATT
This genomic interval from Vigna radiata var. radiata cultivar VC1973A chromosome 8, Vradiata_ver6, whole genome shotgun sequence contains the following:
- the LOC106772293 gene encoding LEC14B protein, with the protein product MYATASALYIDEMGYAMSRLEIDSDHCEDGNAIHEESSSGQSKMPSTFLDNEIAQITKLKSNPHQQLVQVGTGRPQLPVSPVKMLAGRESNYSGRGRFSSADRCHLLSRYLPVNGPWPIDQMSSRAYVSQFSADGSLFIAGFQGSHIRIYNVDRGWKVQKNILAKNLRWTITDTCLSPDQRYLAYASMSPIVHIVNAGSAETESLANVTEIHDGLDFSSNDYGGYSFGIFCVKFSKDGRELVAGSSDNSIYVYDLEANKISLRILAHTSDVNTVCFADETSHLIYSGSDDSFCKVWDRRCLIAKAKPAGVLMGHLEGITFIDTRGDGRYFISNGKDQTIKLWDIRKMSSNVTCNPGYRSYEWDYRWMDYPPQAKDLTHPCDQSVATYRGHSVLRTLIRCYFSPAFSTGQKYIYTGSHNACVYIYDLVSGAQVATLKHHKSPVRDCSWHPFNTMLVSSSWDGDVVKWEFAGSGDRPASLSKRVWTRHFYDEYI